The region AGGTGATCCATTCCTTGAAGAGAGTGCGgatctcctcgctctccgtATTGACATCGGGCAGATCATCTGCGATGCGGCAGGTTTCTATGCTCTCCTGACTTGAGTAGTCGATCGTACAAGCGGAATGGTATGCGCTCTCCTGGCTCAGAGACTCAGGTTGGTTGTCGCTGATGGGGCTTCCCATGTGGTTAGCGACCACGTCTGCCATAATATATATGCCCTATTCAAAACATGGTTCTTGAGTATATTGCACTCGAATAAAACACCAACTGCGGGTAAGTACCTTTTCATGAGCAGCACTGACTAGGCTTTTGAGATCGTCCGCGGTGCCATAGTTCTCGTTGATGCTGTACAGATCCTTTGCCCAGTATCCGTGATACCCGCCGTCATGATCTATAGACGTGGTCAGTTTGGTAATGCCACATATAAATAGTCTGTGGGCGTTTGAACTGACTAGCAACAACGGGAGTGATCCAGATCGCATCAAAGCCCATTCCCTTGATGTAGTCGAGCTTGCCCTCTAACCCTTTGAAAGTTCCGCCGCAGTAGGTGCTGAGATCATCGCAGGCATCACCACCTGTATCGTCGCTCCCACGAGCAACACGATCCGTCAGGGCGAAGTAGATGTTGCGAGATTTCCAGGCATCGACGTCCGCTGCTGAGACGGTCGATATGAGGGGGAGCAGCAGTCCCGCCAGGGTGCTGGCTAGCTTCATGATTCCAGCAAAAGCTATCAATACCAAATACTTCTAAACAAGACCGTAACGAGTGTATGTTAATCAGATAAACTTTGATGCAGGATGTTCATACCTTTTTATACCATCTCGCCCATGATCGCCGTCTCCAATCACGTTCCTTGGCTCAGCAGCCGCGCCTCAGGATTATACAATTACTTGGCATACCACCTCGCACGGGTGTCGATCTCTTCATCTATGCCGTCTCTTGCTCTTGATACGCTGACTCCCCGATGCCCCATCGTTCCGGTAAAAAGCCGGGGCAGTGTGGAGAACCCAGCTGCCAGTGAGACTGAAAAGTGTGGGGATCTGCAGTCCGGGGATCTGCAGGACATATTTATATGAAACGGCAGGCATACTCCTATCATATAATTCAGTGCAGCCAGTCCGTGATCAGCCCGAAGCGCGGTGATGCCAGCTTGGAGATATTAAAGCAGGCAAATCCTATAGGCTACAAAGCCCGCTAGTGAGAGGCGATACGGGCTTAGGTGAGATTATGCTATCGTAAAAGGGCCGATTAAACAGCGAATTGCTTGTAAGAACACGGAGTATACACATCACAGGTTTATTGCTTTCTGTAGTGAAATCCACagttggtcagaggaagttggcatagaatagagagaactaagtgatcattgtctgagggagcgagctcatggacttagttacagaacagaaagatgggagatacacgtgtcatcttatatagccccttaatattggagtatcaactactccaactccaagcaattactccaactccaagcgctaagccatattcataacaCTTTCCAAGGTGTCTACAAGGACAAGATAAATGTAACTAGAGTCCTGCGGCTAGATACTTGTTCATGCCTTTCTAAAATTTAGAATGCGCAATTGGTAGGACTGATGATATGGAGAATACACGTTGACTAGCTCATCCCTGGCCAATAGATCACATTATTATACTGGAGTGCCGAGTTAGGGCTGAAGCCATTGGAATGGAATTATTCTCCAAGCGCAAACATGTGGGATGCAAGGGTACACTACGGTCAGTTTAGTCCCAGCCACCCTTCGAACTAAGGACAGAGGCTACTAGGTAGACCGCAGCCTAATGCCCAATCAATCAGGACTCACTCATAGCATGAGTCATGATTAGTGGGAGAAATACCAGTTTGCGTTCCCAGACTCAATCTTGCACTCCAGCTTGCACTATACTAATGTATCTCTTCAGCACCTATCTTGCTTTTATTCCTGTACAGAAGACAGCCCTTTCTTCTGAAGCTACCTAATATTTTCCAAACATGCTTATAGTACTAATTCTAGTAGATTTAACTGCTCTCCGCATGCCTCTAAGAGCTTCCACATGCATTTATAGACTCCCGCTAATAGCTCTATTGTTATGGGCACCTCATAAAACGTACCCTCTCCATCAAAACTGGGTTTACGAGACTTTGTACAAGCATATGCTTTCTTAACGTAAACCCCGTTTCTAGCTGCGCACTAAATACACtttcttctcatccaacTTTTAGTGTACAAACAGCAGGCTATATCTAAAACAAGCATATTGCTCCCTTAGATTATTAttaacaaaaaaaaaacaaagaCTCTTGTCGTGGCCGACACTGAACCCGCCAGAGATAAACAGCCTCTCAGGCAGACATCCGGCTCCTCAGGCATCACAGCCTGCTCAGATCAGCTCCGCCGGATGATACTGTCGACCGGAGATGGCCTCTCCTTGCTAATCAACATacagcacctcgctcgtccGCTCATTTGATACATTACATCGCCTATATGACAGGTCACATCTGACTATACAACCTGAACTATCTACCGATttcgagaacattcttttgaagcctttgaaaagACATAAAtagcctatacagatcgtagttaggagattaagaccttcaatgcaaTCGCTCATTACAGATATAAAATTACCTGACCAAATCGACGTCAGTAACCACCTCCAGAGCCAACAGATACCAATCGAAGCTGTCCAGCGGCGGGCCACCATGTATAGACTTCCAAAGTTTATGAGCTTACTAGCTCCTCAAGCATTCGTTCTGTTTTGTCTATTCTTCAGTGGTATACTAGCGAATAAGACGTGCTCCATTATATTGACTATGCGTCTCGCCAGTAGCTGTCCAGGCCAGCTGTCCGCATAAACATTGATCCGAGCGCCTTGCAAACGTCGTATTTCCTGGGGAAATAGAAGGGATAGGCTCTAGGAATATCCAGAAATACCGCAAGCCCTATCATTCAGTTATAGTTCCCCTATCTACGCAGCATGACAACTAGCCTTGGTCATATGCCATATCAAGttgttatgaatgctcaaaggggaaagggtagaaggaagctgcatcaactacacgaacgtagcctactaaggataggatgccatatgacgattgattctctatcttgatgacgatagttgtcacttcttcaatgtacaactcctcgagggatcaggccaggggccagagatcatgccatacagatcacgtggcacgtgacacgaggctcaacatgatatattcgtatcacAAGTAAATGATCATGTCAGTAAAAGTCGGTCTTGGACAAGCAGTTATATATAGGTCCGACCTGGCAGAACTGGCCAGGGGTTTTTATCATGGTTGAGAGAGCATGTGCCCAGCAAATAAAGTCCCAACATGGTTGCCGACTAGAAAGGTCACTACACTTAGTCAACATTAGTATGTTGAATGTCTTGATTTATCGCATATGCAACTACAAAGGTATACAAAGGCATGCTGACTTAGCGCAGCTTAGACGCGCCAAACACTCCGAGCGCGTAAATCACTGCATCCGACCCCGTTTGCCACTGGCAACGCCGCATCTTCGCAATCTGCCTCGCTCTTATCCTTTTCAGGAGCTTCTCCGGCTCCCTGATCCCGTGTCCCCGCTCAACGGAGTATATTGAGGGGCACTTCCCCAAAGGTCTGAGCTAGAGAGTAGGGTACGCCGGCAGGTGCGTTATTACAACGCTGACTTTCTTTGCTTATAGAATTTTCCTAGAGCGGGATAGAAAACCTTGATTCTCGGTAAAACGGAGCAGAAGCCGTTGGCCAAGATGGACAAGCAAATCCTAATGTCCTTGGCGATGGCGACGTGCGATGTTCGTGTGAGCGTTGACTGCAGATCTGATCTAGCTGGAGATGGTCTGTGACAGGCGGAGTCCCGGAACCATGGTTGAGGGGTCTAGTGAGGGTGATGATTTTATGACTCGCAAGGCGATGGCTAATTTTTTGCAAGGTTCGTTGCTATCACCGTAAAGGTATGCTTTGCGGGAAACTATAGCTAATTCTAATCTCCAGATATGCAGCATATGCAGCACCACGCAAGCTCAGATCTCGTCCATTGGTCCTTGCGGGGCTCCGATTTCAATAAACTTTGACAGTCAGCATTCAGTCAGGGATAAGATTCTTCCGATTATCGGTCCGAGGTCTACGGTCCGAGAGGGTCGCTGCGCTCTGGCAGCCAGGCTCCTATCGTGGCTTAGGGCACGAGTAGGGCAGTGCGCAATCAGCTGTGGCGAGGGGCTCAGCGAGGGGCTCAGCGAAGGACGGGTCCTGTATACATCGTCTGGTCTGCATTTACTCAGAGCAGTAAACCTGCATTTAGTCCGCTAGTTTAGTCTGCTTATTTAGCCACTGTATTTAGCCCAATTCCGCCTGACTCGTAGTATGCAACTAATGGCCAGGCTGGCTAACCGGACTGTATAGGTAGGGCTACAAGTAGGTTAGGGGCATCCTACTACAACCCAACTGGGCTACTAAGCTCACTAAGCTCCGCCATAGTCAGACCGTCCGTCGCCTTATCCAGTAGCTTCTCCTTTCGTCTAGCGCCTTGTCTTTCCGACCGGACGAAAGCTTCCTCATAGTGCCTAGCTCTAATTATGGAGCACATCAATACTTCGTATCTACTCTGAGTAGTCGGTGCTCTAGGTTAAGCTCCCGGCATTTCCCCTGAACCGGATCTTCGAGGCTTGGTGAGGACTGACCTGCTTGTATAGGCCTAGTGGCGCGGAGGTATGTCCAAAAGTGAGAAGTAGTACGAAGCAAGTACGCCTGTTCGTTGGCTGGTCCCTCGTATTCTGATCAGCTTCTATCCAGAACTAGTGTCGATACAATCGCACCACTGATAGAGGAACTCCGCGGAGGACTATAGAAAGACTCCTATTTGCAAGTCAAAGCGATCGTGGGTAAATCTCGGTACTGGGGCCACATAGCATTAGAGGGAAAACATCTCGTGCTGGGCCCACTGAGTGGTCTGTTCGGTTTTAGGAGTCGCTCTATTCCGACTACTAAACCAGATCTGGTAGTTTTCTCTTCACGAGTCAGTCATATTAACGACAATCAGCGTTCTTGTCCTGGACAATGCCATTCTTGCTTTTACTGAGGCGGGTCCTCTACGTTGAGAGTACTTATGGGTACTTATGGTTCTCCAGACTCGACGAGCGATACTCTGGTGATTCGAGATTACGTGTCGGGATACCGTCAACTAAGCCAATGACGAGCGGTCTGTTACCACTACCTTGAAACTAGTCTGGGGAACGGGTGGAGTAGACGCAGCCTGGCGAAAGCTGATCTTGCCATGCCCAGAGTTCGATGTCGAGCTCGACTCGAGCTCGACATCGAGATATCACGGGCCAGTTACCAGATGCAGAGGGCAAGACGCCCATCTTCCCCCCGACCGGGGCGCAGCCACTGGACGTTATTTTGAAGAATAACCATGGATATGGTACCAACTATACACGATCACGGACACACAGCCTCCATACCAACAGTACCAGCAGCTCGCCCCCCCTTGCCCCTTGCTTTTGGCCGTCCTTCTCACACTCTTGCGTCCACTGCCTGTCTCCATATATTCGCTCGTTCATCTGTCCATAGCTCAGTCCGCACCGGACGATGTCCGTCTGGTCTTCCTGGCACAGTCTAGATCCGGATGGTGGAGAGTCGTTGGGGTTCCTAATGAGGGAGGGATTGTGATCGGCGGGTCGCCACGCGATTGGTATCGTATCAGCAGCCATCGAATTTGTGGGCCCTGACTATTGTGTGACACTATCGCCGGACTAATGCAAGGAGGAGTGTCACTGACAGGGTCTTGGACGATATTAAGCTTTCGCCAATGCCCCACGATGGCGGCGAAAAGCGTGCAAAGTGGCCACGCCGTACCCGGTTCCAGAATGCAGGCTTGCCGGTGATCAGGTGTATTTTCTTTTTTAAGTACTGAGAATACGCCATGCACTGGCCGTTTCACCAGGGACGGGATTGACTTGCCGCCGTGAGTTGAAGACTGCCACCGTCTAAACTCTACAACGCCGCATCCCGCAACCATGGCTGCTCTCTACAGAgccattctgctgctccggAGCGACCATGGCCTGGATGGCGAGCACCACCTCGTCCCCCGACAATCCCATACCGTCGAGACCCTCGACGGCTCGACCAAGGCCGGTTTCATCGCTATGGGCATCTGCGGCCTCGTCTCGTTCATTGCAACACTCAGTCTCctgttgttcttgacctACCGCTTTATCTTCTGGAAACGCTACTACAAACGACCTCTCGCGCACAACCAGTATGTCGTTCTCATCTACCAGCTCCTGCTCGTCGATCTTCAACAGGCGACCGCGTTCCTGCTCTGCCTGCACTGGGTGACCAAGGGCGCCGTCTACTATCCAAGCGCCGCATGTATCCTGCAAGGTTGGTGGATCCAGACGGCCGATCCGGGAAGCGGGTTGTTTGTTATCGCGATTGCTATGCATACCGGTGCCGTCGTCCTGCGAGGCCGCCAGTTATCGTTCAGGGCGTTCGTGGCCTGTGTGATTGGACTGTGGGCATTCATCCTAGTACTAGGTTTCATCACTGTTGGACTTTACGGGTCCAAGACGTTTGTCATTTCCGAGGCTGCCTGGGTAGGTTCACCCGCCCCGCCCGCCCTTGCTTCTACTCCCCCGCTCGCTGCTACCGTTGCAAATCCGTTACAAATACTAACCAGCATATCCCGGTTAGTGTTGGCTGAGTCCTGAGCATGAAAATGAGCGTCTTTGGGGCCACTACCTCTGGATTTTCCTCGCCGAGTTCGGCACTGTGGTGCTCTACGGTATAATGTTCTTCTACCTGCGCCGCCGGATGGTGCACGCTGCAAAGCTGCGGCCCAACCATCAGGACAGCCTGAAACGGCTCAACCGCGTCGTTATCTACATGGTCATCTACCCCTTCGCCTACATCCTGCTCTCGCTCCCGCTGGCTGCCGGCCGAATGTCCAGCGCGCGTCATGTCATTCCGAGCCGCCAATACTTCGCCGCTGCTGGTTCACTTATGGCCTTGTCTGGTCTGGCGGACGCGGCCGTCTACACGCTCACGAGGCGGCAGTTGCTACTCGATACGGACCTCAGCCAGTCGGACGGCCCGTATAATCGTTATGCCTACTCGGGCTCACATACGTACCATACGCAAGTTACGTCTACGACTGGAGGGCGTGAAAGGAAACGAGGTCGGTTCCGAAAGGGAATGCAAACGTTGAATGAAACTATCCAAGATGATCGTGATGATTCTACCGAGGAGATTGTAAAGGGCGGTCGAAATGACAGTGGGGATGTCGAGATGGTCAATTATACGGGTCACGGAGTGTATCAAGAGACGACGATCGAGATCACGCACGAGGTAGCGGATCCCCGAGAGTTTCCCCAGCGGGAACGGCATAGTGGGTGAAGGGGTCTTCATacatatatcctttatatattttCTTCACTACGACCGGTCGACCTCagtcattttcttttgtttaTATTATACCATATATAGTACACTCAATGTTAATGCTAATTCTTTCAACTCCATGCTCATTTGGTTACTCTTTAGATTACTCAGTTAGTTGCTCATTTGATTGATATAATTGCTCGTCTCCAGCCTTTTGCGGCCTCTCAACAGCTTGACCTCATGGAATGCCCTGTCTGGTCTGTGCTTGTGTTAAGAAACCGCACTCCTTCCAACTGCGGACAACCCGCCTCACGTGTTCatcccctccccctccccccatcTCTCTCAACGTTTTGGAATGTCTTCTTGCCACCCTTGTGTCTAGCGGTCCCTGACACGACATCCTTTCGAAATTCGTCTCCAGCCAGTCTGCCATAAACCCTGCTGGATTCTCCCTGCTGCCACCACGGTTTCTAACTCGCTGAATCCAATCCTTGAACGGCACCTCGGtggcttccagctcctcggcGAGCACGTCTACGACAGTGGTCCAGTTCTGACCTGTAGGATGGTCGACGTGATAGATTTCCTCGGGGATTCCCTCGTCCAGTAGCAGTTCGGCGATAATACGAGCTGCTACATCTACTGGCGTCCATCCCAACCGCCCCGCCAGTGAAGGGAAAGCACCAAGGCTCTGGGACGATTTCACCATGGCCGGAAAATGCTCGGCCGTGTTCCAGTACCCTGTTTCCTCGGATCCAGAAATCTGTCCTGGCCGTACAATTGTTGCCTGGAATACTGCCGGATACCGCTGCAGCGTCTCGTGAATCATTCGCTCGCAGACGAACTTCGCCTCGTTATACCCGTTGCTCATCACCTGTTCAATCCGCGTACGTTCTTCCAGCGCTCCACCTCCATTGACCGTACCAATCGAAGATATGAACTGGAATCGGACTGGGTGTCGTTGAGCAGTGGCAATGCATCTAGCCAGATCGATCAAATTTCGCAGCGCACGGAACTGTCCCTCGAACTTCGACAGCGGTGCGGCACCGTTCATGGGCCAAGCATTGTGAATTATGTGAGTTACGTTTTCTTGAAGGTACCTGCACTGCTCAACGGATAGTCCCATACGGTCGTTTGCAGTGTCAGTCTCAATAACCATTAGTTTGGTCTCTTCTTTTGACTCAAGAGATAGGCCCCGCGCCGCCACTGCTTCCTTTTGTCGAACCCGCGGCCCCATTCGGCTTACCCGGTTCAGGCAGATAACAGCTTGAACATTCGAAAGCTGTACGAGGCGCGCAACCAAATGGCTACCAAGGCTACCTGTGGCCCCAGTGACTAAAATGCATGCATGGTTAGCTGGAGCTCTGATCCGTGGCGGCAATGCTGGCATTGTAAAGCCTGCGGTGTGTTGGTAAACATACTCCACCACTGTCCGCAGTCTTGCGGCATCCTCTTGGGGCGAGACCGGGTGATATTGCTCTCCTCCGGCAGTAGCAAAAATTACACGCTGGACGCCGACCTCGTTGGATTCGCCGTCCGTCCAATCGACGTGACCGTATCCTACTGCTTGCAGGTCGTCTTTCCACCGTTGCTCGTTGGTAATTGCATGCGTCCGTCCATCGTTGAAAACCCACCAGCCACGAAATAACCCGAATACCAGGTCTATCGCAAAAACCGGCCTAGTCATCTCTAGCAACATCAACACGCCATCCGGTCGCAGGGCCTGTCGCATATTACCCGTGGACACCTGCAGATTTGAGGTCGCATGGACCGCATTGCTCGCCATGATGATATGGTATTTTCCTAGGTCCTCTGATGGCGGTTTTTCGATATCATGCACGCAATACCGGACAAATTGATAGTCGCGAAATTTGCGTCGCGCCTGAGCTAGAAATGCGGGGGATATGTCGCTAAAGGTATATTCTACCGGAACTGGAAGCGCTGCCAGCAGAGGAAGCATCCACTTCGTGCCACCACCTGTGCCTGCACCCATTTCGAGAATTCTCAAGGTCATCCCTTCTCTGGCTGCGGCTGGAGGTAGCTTGTCGACAAGTCGCCGGATAAACTCTCCCATTAGCTTGTAACCCGCCACATTATGCGGCTCATCGCCATACATCCACGATACAAGCCGCTGGCCCTCCGCTGTGCCGAAGATGAGCTGCAGCCCGTCCTGCTCCCCGCGCAGAACCGAGGCAAGTCTACTGCCAGTGTAGAAGGTGAGTTTACTTGCACCGCCATATTCTGGGTACTCGCGTTCGATCTTGTGGAGAAGTGTACTGCTCGATTCTGTTGGAGCGCAGATCTCCGTGCGAATGACTGTCGATCCGTCTAGTTTTATCAATCCCGCCTCCAATAGCCGCCCGTATAGGTACTCAACTAGTGGGCCGTGCTGCGTATCAAATTCAATGCGCGGGAGGCGGTCGTTTGCACGAGCAGATCGGATGTTGCTCCCCAATTCCTCCAATGCTTCCAGTGTCAATACAATGCACATTTCAACCATCAAAGGAGTGAAGTTGAGAAGACGACCACTGCATTTATTGTCCGCTAGGAACTGATCGGTCAGTCCTTTGGTTTCATCCAGAGCATCCAGTACGCCATCAAGCGGTAGTACCAAGTCTGCCGTATCGGATACACTTGTAATTGACCAGCTAGTGCTAGGGAATTCGGTGGCCTCGTCAGTTGTGCTGCACTGGTTGCCACTGCAAACGCTGGAGTCTTCATACGTCTCTCCCAGTGCACTTTGAACCGCTTGCACAAGATCATGAAATGTCTCTGCCTCAACGAGCGCCTCCAAAGCTATCGTGCATTTGAAGGCAACCTCTAATTCGCGGGCAAGCTCCATTGCCATCAGCGAATCAACGCCCGCATCGGCTAGATGACTATCATCCTGTATCTCGCTGGGCTTCACCGCGCAGATCTCGGCCACAACAGCCTTAACACGACTGACCAGATCCTTTATTGAGTTATTTTCCTGGTTAGCAGTATCTTTTGTCCTGCAGTCAACTTTCAGCGTGGAGCCACGAAGTAGGCGGGTAAACAGGCTTTTTGCTACGCGCGAATACCGCAAGCCGAGAAACATCTCCACCAGCTCTCCATCAGGTGTGAACACAAAGACGTCGCTTGTATATAATCCCTCAGATTGCTGGTGACGAGCCCATACATGCCAGGTATCCGGCCTAGC is a window of Aspergillus nidulans FGSC A4 chromosome VI DNA encoding:
- the gprD gene encoding protein gprD (transcript_id=CADANIAT00009653), encoding MAALYRAILLLRSDHGLDGEHHLVPRQSHTVETLDGSTKAGFIAMGICGLVSFIATLSLLLFLTYRFIFWKRYYKRPLAHNQYVVLIYQLLLVDLQQATAFLLCLHWVTKGAVYYPSAACILQGWWIQTADPGSGLFVIAIAMHTGAVVLRGRQLSFRAFVACVIGLWAFILVLGFITVGLYGSKTFVISEAAWCWLSPEHENERLWGHYLWIFLAEFGTVVLYGIMFFYLRRRMVHAAKLRPNHQDSLKRLNRVVIYMVIYPFAYILLSLPLAAGRMSSARHVIPSRQYFAAAGSLMALSGLADAAVYTLTRRQLLLDTDLSQSDGPYNRYAYSGSHTYHTQVTSTTGGRERKRGRFRKGMQTLNETIQDDRDDSTEEIVKGGRNDSGDVEMVNYTGHGVYQETTIEITHEVADPREFPQRERHSG